The Carassius auratus strain Wakin chromosome 27, ASM336829v1, whole genome shotgun sequence genome includes a region encoding these proteins:
- the LOC113045619 gene encoding SUZ domain-containing protein 1, whose amino-acid sequence MDDEEVAESWEEAADSGEMERRLEEKLRISHKERLSSGSSSRSPMRTAIVIQDDSLPAAPPPQIRILKRPSSNGSLGSSVTQTRPSPQVKSLAQREAEYAEARKRILGSATPDDTPQERPNSDRSPRGSSHTLSEENRSGNHVVRQPAGPDGTQGFHHQRR is encoded by the exons GAAATGGAAAGAAGACTAGAGGAAAAGCTTCGAATCAGTCACAAAGAAAG ACTTTCAAGTGGCAGTTCGAGCCGTTCTCCGATGAGAACAGCCATCGTCATCCAGGATGACTCCCTCCCCGCAGCACCCCCACCTCAGATTCGTATTTTAAAGCGACCCTCCAGTAATGGATCTTTAGGATCATCTGTGACGCAGACTCGACCCTCCCCACAAGTCAAATCCTTAGCTCAGCGAGAGGCAGAATATGCAGAGGCCAGGAAGAGAATCCTTGGCAGTGCTACTCCTGATGACACGCCACAGGAGAGACCCAATTCAGACCG ATCCCCACGTGGAAGCAGCCATACACTTTCAGAGGAAAACCGTTCAGGAAACCACGTGGTTCGACAGCCAGCTGGTCCAGATGGTACACAAGGCTTTCACCACCAGCGCAGATAG